TTTACACGGTGGTATTATGGAGTGTGAAGGCGTCCAGACAAAACTTAAGGAAATAGAGGAACTCCTTCAAACACTCGGAAAGCAACACCCAAAGGAAATATCAGCCTTTTCAAGGTTTTTGAGGGAAGTTGCTGAGACAAAAGCTTTAACAACAAGAGAAAAGGAACTTATAGCCTTGGCTTTGGGGATAGCTGCCGGTTGTGAATGGTGTATCTATCTGCACACCCAAAAGGCCCTGGAAGCGGGGGCAAAGAAAGAGGAACTTATAGAGGCCGGATTGGTAGCAGTTCTGATGGCTGGGGGACCTGCTCTAATGCATTTAATTCCCCTAATGAGGGCAATTGAAGCATTTGAAAAGGAACATGGGGAAGAGTAACTCTAAGATTCTTGGAGTTTTAATATTGCCTCTGCCAGGTCTCCCTTTGTTTCTTCCAATGCCTTTTTGGCGGTCTCGTAGTCAACGCCCGCCTGCTCCATAACGAGCTTTATGTCCTCTTCGGGAATGTTGAGAACTTCTCTGACTTCCTCCTTGCCCACTATTTGGTAGCTCTTCTCCCCCATAGCCGTTATCACGGTTACTGCAGCGTCTTTAATAACGATTTCTTTATTTTCAAACCTTATTATGACCTCCTTAACTCCTTCAAGCTCTTCCATCTTAATTCCAAGCTGTTTCATGAGCTTCTGCATTTGTTTGGGGTTCATACC
The Thermococcus sp. 2319x1 DNA segment above includes these coding regions:
- a CDS encoding carboxymuconolactone decarboxylase family protein, which codes for MECEGVQTKLKEIEELLQTLGKQHPKEISAFSRFLREVAETKALTTREKELIALALGIAAGCEWCIYLHTQKALEAGAKKEELIEAGLVAVLMAGGPALMHLIPLMRAIEAFEKEHGEE
- a CDS encoding nascent polypeptide-associated complex protein, with translation MMPMKGMNPKQMQKLMKQLGIKMEELEGVKEVIIRFENKEIVIKDAAVTVITAMGEKSYQIVGKEEVREVLNIPEEDIKLVMEQAGVDYETAKKALEETKGDLAEAILKLQES